Part of the Mauremys reevesii isolate NIE-2019 linkage group 4, ASM1616193v1, whole genome shotgun sequence genome is shown below.
CTGCTAAtgattgtgtttgtttttcagcTGACTATGAGCTCACGCAACTACAAGAAAAGCTGAGAGAGACTGAGGAGGCTATGGAAAAATTAATCAATAGAGTAGGACCTAATTGTGACAGGTATGTTTTATATTACAGGAATTTAAAGAAGAACTCCTTTCTGTTTAGGGTAGATAAATTAAACTTTCTCTTGGAAGAAAATGTTTTTATCAAAATGTAAATCTCTTGTATATGTTAAAATAGTAATTATGTTTCTACTTCATAATGTTGACACAGTATTTTGCtctattttttttcacatttttcttttcaagTTCTATATTCAATTATTTTTTGCAATGTCAGTTTCCTTAAGGGGGACACCCGTGCCCCATTGTACGTACTATGTAATTTGGAAGATAAAGACAGACATGTCTAAACATAAAAATGTCTTAGGCccaaaagcaaagcaaagcaaaaagaGCCAATGAGTTTACCCAAGATGACTACTTCATTTTCTGTTAGCTTCTAGTGTTTTGGATCTTTTTATAAAACACTAATGCAGTTATATTTTATATAGATGCCTTTTTGAATCTCTGTAAAATGTTTCCTTAGAGGCAAGGCTGCATATTAATCTGCTCCAGTAAGCAATTTCCACCACTTTAACTTGCAAACCCACTTGGTTAGTaaatatgaaaaaagaaaatttgCTAAATTcgtatttttaaatttgtttttctttgatAATTTGCTCACTAATATTTGGTGTAAAACTTATTAACATATGCactgtttaaaattattttgaaataatgATTGCATATTCTTCCTTAAAAAgctgaattattttaaaacactcCAAGAAATATGATTTGTATTTGGCTGTAATGTGAAAGTTGAATACAGCGAGATTTTGTTACAAATTTTACAAAATGACAAATAAATGGTATGGGCCATTTTTAATCTGCTCCTGTTTCCTTTTGATTTGAAATGTATACTATTTACATCCAGAATGAAAAATCTTAGCCCTGCTCTAATTTTGTTTCTAATTGTTTATATGTTATTTTTAAGGGCTTAATCCagtgcccagtgaagtcaatgggagaccaGATTGAGATTTTGAAAACCTCCTAAACTGGGATTTGAAACTGGAATTTTTGTTTTGGCCTTTGTAAAAATAGGGTTGATTTGTAAAATTTGTTTCTGGATTCAAATATTGATGTCCCCTAGGTCCCATCTGCACAAATCTCTGGGTTGATCAGTAAAGTGCAATACTTCTTGCAGGTCTGGCTTGATGTGAGTAATTAAACATGAGAGAGGCCTGAtttcttggaagacaggattcgGGAGGTAACTAGGTCAGCAGGCTGAAAATGGAAGGTTTGTGCTAAGATAAGTGACTGGGTCAGTAAACTAGAAGACAGACTGTTTGAGCTAGCTAAGACAAGTGGGGGAACACCCAGCAAACCATTTACTACAAACAAAATAATGGACAATAGAACTAGGATCATAAAAATAAGGTAAAGATTAAAGTAAATCATGGACAGTGCAGGTTAAAGTAAATCATGGACAGTGCAGGCTGTACAGGGATTGTTCACTCACAGAAACTGAAGACTTTTAAGGgagtaaaaggattttttttataagTATTAACAGAGAGGGAGGTAAAGAAAGATCTGGGAAGGAAGAGGCACAAGTACATGGCAATAGAACAATGTCTAAACCAAGAAACAGATGACATTAGTTACATAATATATACCTCTCAATAGACACATCTGATTAAGGGCATCATGAATCATAAAGCTTTGAAACAAGCTCAAAATTCTCAGTCTTCTCTCTTGAACAAATGTAATCCTTTCCCAGTTTGTGAATTCAGGCAtgctgttattatttattatagcaTCCAGTTAGGATCGGGGGTTTCTTAACATTTAGCTTATGTGCTGGTTTCCATTTCTTAGCATAGACCTCCTGGCCACTGGAAAATCTCCTTGTGGAATCTACTCATCTAGATTGCTCAGACCTTTGCTGAGATTCTGATGATGGAAAACAAAGATTTCTGGGTGTGTAGGGCTATTATCTGATGTTCTTCCAGGCTCTTACTAGAATGTTTTAATATGGGGACATGGCTGCAATATGTGCAAAATCTTTCCATATGCATTCCCACAAATATTTAAACCATATGCCATATTCCTGTTTCATCATTCTGTTCAATGTACAATATAtcttgaaataatttttttgctACATTTCTATTCAAGAGATGTTTTATTCATAGAGTTTCTACTCAAGAGATGTTATTTGGTATCGAAATGACCAGCACATGTTAATCCACAAAAAATACTACACAAGTATTCTTGAATCTATCTTTAGTTCTCAGAAAGGACAGTTTAAAACACTCATTAACTTACCCTGATGTGCCTTACCAAGAGGTTTAGCAGCACATGCAGTATATTGTGCAAGAACTGAAAGTGCAGTTTAACTCTGAAAAGTGATTTTCATATCAAATTTGCTCAGGTtacaattaaaaaatatttttctaagtGCTCATCCCAcaaactcagcctgggatctgaaGGTCAAGCTAGGGTCTGTCAGGCTACTGCATCATTACCAGTAGGAAAGGTTCTAAAGGTCAAATGCTGCCCCCtgtgcagccccattggcctcaTGTTATATCCCCCAAAcctattggtttcagtgggattGTACAAGTGTAACTGGGGAAAATCTGCATACATTGAACTGGTGGCCCTACAATTGGAACTTAGTTAAATATTCTGTTGATGCACAAACCAGCAAAGAATCCATCTGTCTTTCCTAAAGCAGTGTGGCTGTGCAGGAATGAGTATAGCAAACAGTAAAATCTTCCTTTTGCATTGAAGTAAACAGGTCTGACTGACACAGGGAGCAGCTATGCAGGATAAGAAACTGCATTTGCTAGTTAGTTTTCATAGTGAAACTGTATTTTCATTTAACATAGCTTTGCAGTTTAAATTTGCTTTAGTCTTATAGATAGTTTTGTTTCTTCTTTTGTTTAATTATAGTTAGCAAAGAGAATGTAAAAAATGGTATCTTGTCATTCAGCACAGCTGCTCCAGTGGGCTCACTTTTCAGACCTGGATGTCTGACGCTAACAACTAAGGGCCCACCTGAGTGGAGCCACAAGATGCCCAAATATCTATTTTATACACACATATGctaagtcaggggtcggcaacctttcagaagtgctgtgccgagtcttcatttattcattctaatttaaggttttgcgtgcctgtaatacattttaacaagagctccttctataagtctataatatataactaaactattgttgtatgtaaagtaaatacgttttttaaaatgtttaagaaacgtaatttaaaattaaattaaagtgcagagccccccccccccccaggactggtggccatgacctgggcagtgtgagtgccactgaaaatcagctcgttttgcctacccctgtgctaagtGATGGCTTGAGTTTCCCTAACACTACATTTGGGTTCTCATTTCAGAACCCAGCTTTCAAACTTAGGCTCCCCAGCTCTCTGAGTCCTATCTGTTTATTGACAAGAACCATCTAATTTTCTCTTCAACAGTGCAGAGTCAATGCAACTaaggagctggattttattctGGCTTGTGCATCAATGAAATTGTCAGCTAATGTTCAGCCACAAAAATCTTTATTTCTGATGATTAGGTAGGAGGTAGAAATGACCCAACTTCATTGTAAGGTACAAAAAGTCACATTTACAGAGATGGCAATTAGAAAAACCATCTTTTTTACCACAAACTGAACAAATGTGCAGTGGAAATTGAGAGGGAATAAATATAGAACTCCATGGAGCCATTTTTACAATCTCTCTTCTGTCTATAGCTGTGTTTTAATGGTGTTGTTTTAAAAGGATGAAGGCCAAGAGCTCCAAATTGAAGTGTATGAGACACCAAGTTAGAGTACAGATTTTCATAGCAATCATGATAGCTCCTTAGGAACTGTTATGAGCGCAGTGTAAGTATATAAAAACATTGCTGTACCTGCCAATGAGTATTTTGGGATTCCACAATGCAGCATGTGCTTCATTGACATGATAAATTGTAATAGCTCTTTTGGAGCTACAAGCATGCACAGCAAGAACAAACACCTGCCGCTCTCTGAAATGATCATTTCTGCCAGGGCAAACAGTCTGCTGCCTCCTCTTATGCAGTGCCCAGGCATTCAGTGTCTCCTATGTGAAAGTCTCCCTGTACAGAAGACCATCACATAGTTTATGCAACATTTAAGTTTCATTTAAGTCCTAGTTTGAGGGCTTTGGTGAGATGTAAATAGTGCATAAGGACTTGTGCTGCCCCTCTGCATCATGGTGAATTTCACAGTCTGAGCAAGACATTTAAAGCCACACTGTAGAACCTTACTCAGGAGTTTCAAATACAAGTAGTATAGAGGGCTGAACACCTCTTAATAGACTTTCCCTTGTGCTAGGACCCTGCCTCAGCAGCACAGATTCACGTAGGCTCTCAGTGCCTGGCTGCTCTCTCAAAGTGATATTTCTTCAGTTTACATATTTTTTGTGTCTGGAAAAGGGAGATTGTGCTGGCAGTTCTATTTCATCCACAGCCCAGGGTAGACAACTGACAAAACCCATTTCATATAGTATGATACATAACATTCATCTCAAATACATGTCTTCAAATTCCACAACTGCACACTTCAGATGGAGCGAATTCTGCCATCAGAGTTCAGTGGAACCCAGAGGTGGAATTTGGCCCTATCTGATTTATAGCATGATGGTATAATTTTATCAAACAAGGCTTGCCAAGTCCATAAAGACTTGCCCTTTGGAAGTTCCCTACTGTCTGTCAGAACTGCCCATTGTTGGTTAACATCACTGGAGCTAATAACATTCCAGTTCCATTGCTAAAATCcaagtaaaaatgagaaagtagcaAGATCATAAATTCATCAGCTCTGTAAACAACCTGTTTTCTAGTGTCAGAGTGTGTGGAGGATTTCAACTAGAGTAGGAATTTGAGTGACGTACAGGTGTCTTCTGCCAGTAAGAGTGTGTACCCGAGGTGGGGGACAGTGAAGAAGAAATATAGCCTGTTGTCAAGCATCCATTTGGCCCATATTTGGAAGCTCTCAATTGATGTTTGCAGCTCTTATCTTTCCCAGAGCAGATATACCAGAGTGGAAGTTGTGTGCAGAGCAAGGAAACTGCAGAGAGAGCCCTGCATCCCCAATTGTGTGCTGTTTCAGGAGCTGCACCCGCCTGTTAGGTTTAATATTCATCTTACAGGAACACTTACAAATAAGATCTTTTGTTACTCACAGGGCCAAATTTTGATCTCAGTCACTGCGATGCTACCCAGCGGTACCCACGGTTGTGGGGCACCTTGCTACCATCTGCCCCCATAGTGAGAGGGAGCCCTGTCTATGCCTGCTAGGGGTCAACTCCCTACTCTCCcagccacaggcaacacaagcacgCCCGTCTCAGCCCATGCGGGCTTGCTATCCCGTATGCAGGCGAGCATATAGCATGTGCATACGCCAACCCCAGAGTCCAGCATCCTGCTGCAGTggccagcccctgttccactggacactccCAGAGGAACAGTACACCACAGCTTAACGCACAGCATTTCAATTTGTTTATTGAAAAAGCAAAtgtaagtttatttaacaaagaatagAGAGTCATATGATAGCAAATAGAAATACTGGGGGGAAGGGTTATgcagtaaaacctcagagttatgagcacctcaggaatggaggttgttcgtaactctgaaacgtttagtatcagaggggtagccgtgttagtctggagctgtaaaaagcgacaaatgagtcctgtggcaccttatagactaacagatgtattgttAGTATTGTATTGTATAGTTAAGCTTTCATGAgtaatacccacttcgtcagatgcatgccaTGAAATGTTTGAAACTCTGACCAAAACCCTATGGTTGTTCTTTCATAAGTTTATTACTAAACATTGACTTAACGCAGCTTTGAAGCactactatgcagaagaaaaagacggcttttaaccatcttaatttaaatgaaacaagtacagaaacagtttccttaccatgtcaaatctttttttaaactttccctttatttttagtagttgACATTTAACACATCACTGTTCTGTAtttggttttttgggggtgggggagtgtctctgctgctgcctgattgcgtactcccggttccaaatgaggtttgTGGTttataactctggtgttcataactgcGGTTCTACTGCATACCAAATAAAATCATAGCACGTATTCTACAGCCTAAACTCAACTCACACTATGCCCTCTTAGCGAATAAGgtactgcttcccctcccccccgccccaaactctttctcacagcatttttcaGCCAGGCTAGCTGAGCGCCTTCTTTCATGAAGCCAAGTCCTGTGGCAACTTGTTTCCCCCGATGCAGGACAAGCAGGTGTTCATTTGCACCTCAGATGTACTTCCAAAAGTTCATTGTCTTTGCTCCAACACAGGATAAaccctgttttttccccccacaaatcTATTAACATTTTGCTCAGACTGTAAATGGGCATCCATTGTGAACCATACAGTACTCAATTTGCATAAGCATCTTGCCTCACTGCCTAACAGGAGGGTGAGGCTCACCTTTGGGTGACTTTCCTTAACTCTCAGACCTAGATAACATATCTTTGGCAAACTAGAATGTAGATCCCAGATCCAGAGGATCCCTGTACCCTTATGCACCCTAGCTGGGACAAAGAGGTTcctgagggtacatctatactacccgctggatcggcgggtagtgttcgatgtatcggggatcgatttatcacgtctcgtcTGGACACGCTAAATTGATCCGCTAATcaacgcccatactccacctcagcaggaggagtaagcggagtcaatgggggagccgcggcagtcgacttaccgccgtgaggacggccaggtaagtcgaactaagatacttcgataagttgcgtatcttagttcgaacccccccgcgCTAGTATAGCCCAGGCCAGAGTTACAGTCATACAGTTTAAATTCAGAGTACTTCAAATGAAATCAGTGGgcttactctggatttacacctgtgtaaccgAGAACCACATCTGCCCACGATCCCTAACCACGCGGACAGTTTTACCAGAGGCACAATTCTAATTTCACACTGCTTTTGTGctagcataactccattgactacagtggagtgattcctgatttacaccagcgtaaatTATATCAGAAGCAAGCCAATCATTTTAAAATCACAGCTGTGTTGTATGTTTATCTGTTTTTAGAAAGACAGTAACAAAAATAGTTTGCTCAGACCAAGTGCTTCTCTGTTCATGGCATTTACTCAGCATGGGAGAAACTGACGACAGAAACAATGAATCACTTGGTTTCAACCAATGGGTGGAAATATGAAAAGCCTGCTGCctgaatatttttttcccctgagcAGACTGAGATTACTGTACAATGAGCAGTTATAGCAAAGAGCTTGTATTCACTGGATAATAAAATATATCAATAAATGCTGTGAAATGATATGCCTGTAGGGACTATACTTTTGACTTATTCCTAAAATAACCTCAGCTCTCTCACCCCTAGTCAAATCCAGATGCCCCTGTTAAGGTTAAACTCAAAAACACCCTAATTTTTCATCTCTCCCTCCTGCCTCATGGAGCTATCCTGTCGCTGCTGTTTGATGATGACATTATGTTGCTGGCCAACTGACTTAATGATGGCTGCCAGGCTGCAAATAAAATACTTTAACTTGCCAATGAGAATCCAATATTGGCAAAGCACCAATTAAAGAGCTTCTTGAGCAGCTGCCCACACTGTCAGTGAGGAGTCTTCATGGGGTGCTACACACACTGTGTCATATGTCATTTAAGATTTAGTGTAGATCCTGAATGAAGCAACATAACAGGACATGCATTTCCCTGTCGTTTCTCAACCAAGGATCTGCCAAGTCTCattcatccttttaaaaaaagcctaTAGATTTACCATGCTGCATTCTCCACCAACCAAGCAGCTTCATAACTCTAGTTTATGTATGGCGTCCTCCTGCTTGTTGTGACCATCCTATTGTACACACATATTAAATACTGATGATATTGCCGTCCAGACTCCTTCAGGAATGGTGTTTGATGTTTTCTAGCAGGGCCCAAAATGTTACAACAGACCAGGAAAAGAGATTACTCCAGCAGCTCCGAGAGATCACTAGGGTCATGAAGGAAGGTAAACTCATAGATGGCATCTCCCCAGAGAAGGAAGCTGAAGACGCTCCTTATATGGAGGATTGGGAAGGTAAATGTGGGCTTTTATTTCTTCTTTACTGTCATCTGCACTATGTAGTTTTGCCAGAACTGGAATATTCCCCCCAGATGCAAACAGACTCCTGCACAATTGCCTCATTTCTTTTCAGAAAGGTGGCCTCCAAGACTTTCCAATTATATTAGAGCAAATGGATTTTGAACTATCCAGCATTTCACGTTGCCTGGATAACACAGTATCTGCTGCCAGAATTGGCAGATGAGCTTGAGTACACGCCGTTTGCTACTTTGTCTTGGCTGACATAGATTTATTTCTGTGCTTTTCTTAATTTGGCCAGGTTTTATTTTCTTCAGCATAATATCACAGAAATAAGAACCACTATATTTTGCCTTAAAATTTACttaattttggttttgtttctttgcttGCTCTAATATTGTAAAGGTAATTGGAGAAGTTAACTCCAGGAGTTCTGTCTTTCTAAAATTCTGCTTTTTAAACTCATTTTGATTTCTCATTGTTGTAAGTGTTCTATGattgtgtttttaaaacatcCTGCTGGTGTTGTTAACGTGTTGAATTCTaaaggctcccctccccccccccccggttagcCTTAATTTTTTTGCCCTTTAGGAAGCTTTCAGAATCGTTCAAAACATAAATGGTAGCCTCAAGCTCTGCTTTCTTAGTCTCCTTCttcatgcattttttaaaaaatgaaataaacaaaaGCACTTGGTTTTATCTAGTTATCCAGCTTTGTAAAGGACGTTGTTTAATTCTATATCTGAGATCTTCAAAACATGTCTTAGCGAGGCACTGAGGTATTCAGAAATGTATTTACTTAAAGAgctatggccagattttcaaaatattaTCACCCAGCTGCTCCCATAGCTCTCACTCTAGCCCCAATGGTGGGTgtggagtgcttttgaaaaatctgttgaaaatgggagttttgctattgacttcaaagtggccaggatttcaccccatccCCTACAAGTTTGGGATGGTATTAATTTGAATTAGCTTTACTTTAGGGAGCCTCAGCAGAGTAAAAACTAAGTGTTACTCTCATAAGACTTTAACATTCTTATGATAAACTCTAAATTGATTGAACAGATTTGTCAGCGTGGGTTTTGTATCAGGATGGTCTATTccttttaaaattggatttaatattttAAGGTGCATGTCACTTTTGTTCCTAAGGTTATCCAGAAGAGACCTATCCTGTCTATGACAATTCTGATTGCTTCAAGCATAGACAGGACACAATCCTTGTGGATTACCCTGATCTGAACGAGCCCTCTGCTGAAGAGATAGCTGAAAGAATGGAGGTTATGGAAGATGAGGATTATTTGTGTAGTGAAATTTTACTGTCTGATCTCACTAGAGAGTGTGAAAGCCATGATATGGGACAGAAAAAGGACCAGCAGATCAGCTTCAGTGACCAAGGTGGTGTCCTCCATCACAGCCATAACTTTGAGAAGTGCTACTGTTGCCACTATGAAGAGGATGATCCTGCTGTCATAGCAGAGAATGCTGGGTTCCATGCTGACAGCTGCAGTGAGGCTGAAGACACAGCCAAAGATGATCTCTTCATGGATTCTGACAATGAAAATGCAGGactgaaaagccaaaaagccAGTGATCCAGATGCAGTAGGCATGCTGAGAAAGCGAAACACAAAGGGATTTGAGTAATGGGGACCACCATGTGTGGCTATAGCAAGATTCCTCAAACTCTCACACCTGCGCTCTTTGTTCTTGACCACATTTATCTTCTCCGTTTCCAGCTCTTGGCACTATTTCCAGTCCCTTGGCCATGATCGCTCCACCACCACCTGAACTGGAAGCTAATGGCCCTCTTTAAATTACTCCATTATTACCTCTAGCACTTGCTTGCTAGAGGCTGCTATGAACGGGAACAGATGATGATTCTGTTCCAATATCCACACTCTGTATTTACTTAATCCTGTGTGATTACTGCCTCTGAATAACCACCTCGTCCTCTGAAATGTTGCTGCACTGTAGTGTCCTGCCTTGCCAGTATTAGGAATGGACTTCCTGCCCCAACTGTCCAGAGCCTACCTGCTGACTTTGACATCTATCAGTTATGAACACAAGACCATTTGCATCAGATTATTTAGGAAGATGGAGAGGACAGTGTTAAGTTTTGCAGCTTCTCTTTTGCTCTGAAGCAGATGGTAATTATCTCCAAGCCTAACCGGCAAGGAGATTTGCAGGCAAGGAGATCTGCAGGGACAACATGAATGACCAACTCCTTTTTCAACCACATGGCTGTCACAGTAATTAATTAATATATACGACACAACAGAATATGCATTCCTTGACCACTGGGGCACTCTTGGCCAAGTGCCTGCATGCACTTAAGAAATGAAACAGTGTCTCAGGGCTGCACATGCTCACGTGGCTGATTGCCTTTATCATGTGGCTCCTTAATTTAAACCCCTCACAAAATGTACGCTAAGGTTTACATTGTACATTATTTATGACAGCTTCCTACTGGGAAAATAGCCCACAGAGGAACAAGAAGGGAAAAATCATAGCGAAAACATTGTAAACTCTTTTCTTCTTCTATTtggaatatatttatttttaaatgcattcaTTGTAAAGTGTTGTGGACTCTTTAGGACCCCGGCTTGCTCCATCTATGCCTTGAATAGCTTGATTACTTTCTGAGTATGTGTCCCAGCAACATTTAGCATGGGCCTCATTCGAGAGAGACTGAAGGGAAGGTGGCTTTTACCCCCACCATAACTTGGAGCAGGCTAAGGGTTGCTTAACTTACAGTGGCGCTGGCGCTCCTGCTAGGCCCTGTTCAGCTGGGTGGGGATTGCTAGCGCACAAGGCATGCTAGTCACCCCACACCTGGCCCCTGCACAGTCCCAAGCCAATCCCCTATGCCAGGAGAGGTTCGCATAGCACCAGTCACTTGGAACATGTGGACACCCCTTCACCAATGGAGCAGCTTTGTGCTGCTACtgaaggtttggtttttttctcaCCTCTATTTAATGAAGTGTTAAGCTGGAGCAGTAATGGCAGGTGATGGCAGGTACCAGATCAGAAGTTGTTTCATGCACCCTGCCCAATGTGCTCGCAAACAAATGCTCTAAGGAGCTGCTTGGTCTCTTGTTTGCCTACATGCAACCCAGCTACTGAAAAGGGCACTGGTCTCAGTGGCAAGACATTATGCCACTTCATTTAGGAAATATGCTCCCGCCCTTTACAAGCGGCATTTCTTCTCCATGTAGCTCCAGCATCAGTGCTTGTAAAATACTTTATTTGCTGTATTAACACTTGTGTGAGAAGCAAATACTCCAGGGGAGAGAATGGCAGTCAGGGGGGACTGTGGACACTTCTGGCTGTTAACAGACGTCTTCATATATTacacctgggggaattctgcgccagtGCATTAGCGCATATGTCTCATGCcatgtttccccccaccccaaaataacTTCTGCTGGAAAGTTGCTGCAGTTTCACCTTTTGTCCACCAGGGGTTACTCTGGCACTAGAGCAGAGCAGCTGCTCCTAGCCAGCCTCAGCATAGGGAAGAGAATGAACCTGCCTTCTTCCTAGtgcaggtcaggagacagggccTCAGACAGCATGCGGCTGCTGGGGGGGTGTCACAGACACGGGTTCATAAGTGGTAGTGGGGGAGAACAGCttgtggcaggggctgaatgagtgTGGAGGCTGAGGGCCATTGGGGGGGCGGTGAAGTAGGGTCGCAAACTTTCTAGTTGCACAAACGGCCTCTACACTgaggctctcccccccccaactatcactcactctcccccaccctcacacgctcattttcactgggctaggGTGAGGGCACTGGCTCTGAGGGCTTCaaggtacaggagggggctccaggctagggccAATCGGTTCGGCGTGTGCAGGAGGGGTACCGAGCTGAGGCCAGAggttgggggtgggatggggtacAGGTTCcagggtagggccagaaatgagggcttCAGAGGGTAGTAAGTTGGGGGCATTTGGGGTATGAGCTTCAGGAAGGAGTTTGCATGCAGGCTGggctcatggctggggcagggcattggggtgtgggggggtcaaggctggggcaggggtgagggttctgggtgGGTCTGGCCTGCAAGAGCGGACTAGGGccgggaccgaggggttcagcaTGCAGGAGGGTGgtgggacacatggggatggtggggggggaggtgtgcagggccacatggaggagtggctgagtgggggcacagacaCATGGGGATTGGGTGtctgagtgagggtggagggacACATCAGGACAGAGACCAATgggcctgactgaatgggagcgGCTAGGGGTGAGCCAGGAGCTGTCTGGGCAAAGCTCCCGaacactcttccccccccccccccaaaaaaaaaacccaaacaaacaaaaaaactgtttCATATTTTTCCCACTCACCAACAACTCTCCAAGTTCACAGCCAGGCTCCTttccagcaattacttccctctccttcagGTCCTCCCTGACTCCCTCCGCATTTGCACTGTTTCTGAGGGGCACAGACAACAGTTCCGTAGtgtagtttaaattaattattactcAGAGCTCTGTATTAATATGTCTTGTAAGGAATTTatcaaaaaaaaatcctgcatctTTTTTGTCGTCGGTATTGGCACAGACAGAGTTGCTGAGGGGTATTTAAATGACCAAAACAATgaaaactggtgtgattatattgtgttatttttgacaaataaactatgcagaattttaaaatattgtgcgcagaatttttaattttttggcccagaattcccccaggagtaatatattTGACTAAACAGGATTATCACCCACAGTCATTGTTTTGTAGACTTGATGTAGCACACAGTGCATTTTAATCTGTTGCAGGAGCCCAAACAGTATCATGACGAACAAAGAGATCATCTGGGTTCATGGAAACTAGGGTTTAGGAAATTCTAATGGCTGCAAAGGTATGCTTCTGCCATTCAGCATCCTACTGTTTATAAATACACCTCTGTGAAATTAAAAAggtctttgtttttatttgttgtttgCTATACATCTCAAAACAAATGTAAATTGACTAAAAGTGCCATTGACTAAAGAAAGAACAATTATGTGAGCAACACTATGTAAGTGTATCATACTATGAAGTAGCATGTC
Proteins encoded:
- the RIC3 gene encoding protein RIC-3 isoform X2; translated protein: MAYPAVRKVAMVSCLVLCVSLLLPRTFLSRGGRQEPGSAPPTPPEGKTSRFPPMMHHQMAPDGRSSGAHFPRSHLAEAVAKAKGGGGGGGSGRGLVGQIIPIYGFGILLYILYILYKLSSKGKTTTVERKSPPIPGNMNRKITDYELTQLQEKLRETEEAMEKLINRVGPNCDRAQNVTTDQEKRLLQQLREITRVMKEGKLIDGISPEKEAEDAPYMEDWEGYPEETYPVYDNSDCFKHRQDTILVDYPDLNEPSAEEIAERMEVMEDEDYLCSEILLSDLTRECESHDMGQKKDQQISFSDQGGVLHHSHNFEKCYCCHYEEDDPAVIAENAGFHADSCSEAEDTAKDDLFMDSDNENAGLKSQKASDPDAVGMLRKRNTKGFE
- the RIC3 gene encoding protein RIC-3 isoform X1; this translates as MAYPAVRKVAMVSCLVLCVSLLLPRTFLSRGGRQEPGSAPPTPPEGKTSRFPPMMHHQMAPDGRSSGAHFPRSHLAEAVAKAKGGGGGGGSGRGLVGQIIPIYGFGILLYILYILYKLSSKGKTTTVERKSPPIPGNMNRKITDYELTQLQEKLRETEEAMEKLINRVGPNCDSRAQNVTTDQEKRLLQQLREITRVMKEGKLIDGISPEKEAEDAPYMEDWEGYPEETYPVYDNSDCFKHRQDTILVDYPDLNEPSAEEIAERMEVMEDEDYLCSEILLSDLTRECESHDMGQKKDQQISFSDQGGVLHHSHNFEKCYCCHYEEDDPAVIAENAGFHADSCSEAEDTAKDDLFMDSDNENAGLKSQKASDPDAVGMLRKRNTKGFE